In Armatimonadota bacterium, a genomic segment contains:
- a CDS encoding oligosaccharide flippase family protein, translating into MHEDDLRTTEELRQADQQSDATAGRRMSIAALVITVFLSVGKLMGYVKEMLIASLGASSSTDAFKVAYNSVIFTIYTKVEKTLRPTYLPQFVKVRREDGEQPAWELASAMTGFQFLVLGALALICVVFAEPILLFVGKGLANDPAALHRGVVVLRIMAPALLLFSLSVMPELTLHAYKRFSLPAIAEASFRFAVVVISFMLLYLVWPYRVDADPHRPDEAIYAFAFGVMAGGCLRLLVQIPGLWNHLHRFRLTANVFRNPNAWKVITLMPPVLIGVAFSTLRTWADSRFGTDIGSGVYTCLDFGRKITDLFLQTLPLAVSFVVYPYLSEWALRGEKDKMADALVATTRAMAFVYVPVSVVLMVASLPIIRLVFQAGEFTAEHARLSAMGVYWYAPGMFFYSVEGSINHWFFAYQDTMTPNIVGALFAILHVVIGYLGVYVFGATPGAKLSWVAAALTISKSTKVIALYVLIRRRIGHIDVAKQVRFTLQLAVCVGLMGLVLYLLEQQMAPVLEGWDGGLKIKAAAHMGSSFVVGALVFLGCAALLRINEISLVWDAARKVGRKINARLKSGRGQ; encoded by the coding sequence ATGCACGAAGATGACTTGAGAACCACCGAAGAGCTTCGCCAGGCCGACCAGCAGTCGGATGCCACCGCCGGGCGTCGTATGAGCATCGCGGCCCTGGTCATCACCGTGTTCCTCTCAGTGGGCAAGCTGATGGGCTACGTCAAGGAAATGCTCATTGCCAGTCTCGGCGCCAGCAGCAGCACTGATGCTTTCAAGGTCGCCTACAACAGCGTCATCTTCACCATCTATACCAAGGTGGAGAAGACACTGCGGCCCACATACCTGCCCCAGTTCGTCAAAGTGCGTCGGGAAGACGGAGAGCAGCCCGCGTGGGAACTGGCCAGCGCCATGACCGGTTTCCAGTTCCTGGTGCTGGGTGCACTCGCCCTCATCTGCGTGGTTTTCGCCGAGCCGATTCTTCTCTTCGTGGGCAAAGGGCTCGCGAACGATCCCGCCGCGTTGCACCGTGGTGTCGTCGTCCTGCGGATTATGGCCCCCGCGTTGCTCCTTTTCTCCCTGTCGGTAATGCCCGAACTCACCCTCCACGCCTACAAACGCTTCTCCCTCCCTGCAATCGCTGAAGCGTCCTTCCGGTTTGCAGTGGTAGTCATCTCCTTCATGCTGCTTTATCTCGTCTGGCCGTACCGGGTGGATGCCGACCCGCACCGTCCTGACGAGGCCATCTACGCCTTCGCGTTCGGGGTCATGGCCGGCGGTTGTCTGCGCTTGCTGGTGCAGATTCCCGGCCTGTGGAACCATCTGCACCGCTTCCGGCTGACAGCCAACGTGTTCCGCAACCCCAACGCGTGGAAAGTCATCACCCTGATGCCACCCGTACTGATCGGGGTGGCTTTCTCCACCCTTCGCACCTGGGCCGACAGCCGCTTCGGCACAGATATCGGCAGTGGCGTGTACACCTGCCTGGATTTCGGCCGGAAGATCACCGACTTGTTCTTGCAGACGCTCCCCCTGGCAGTCAGCTTCGTTGTCTACCCGTACCTTTCGGAATGGGCTCTGCGCGGCGAGAAGGACAAGATGGCCGACGCCCTGGTGGCCACCACACGCGCTATGGCTTTCGTTTACGTGCCGGTCAGCGTGGTATTGATGGTCGCTTCGCTGCCCATCATCCGCCTGGTGTTCCAGGCCGGAGAGTTCACCGCCGAGCATGCCCGGCTCTCTGCAATGGGCGTCTATTGGTACGCGCCGGGGATGTTTTTCTACTCGGTGGAGGGTTCAATCAACCACTGGTTCTTCGCATACCAGGACACGATGACCCCGAATATCGTGGGGGCTCTGTTTGCCATCCTCCACGTGGTCATCGGTTACCTCGGCGTGTACGTGTTCGGAGCCACTCCCGGCGCGAAGCTCTCCTGGGTGGCTGCCGCGCTGACCATCAGTAAGAGCACCAAGGTCATCGCCTTGTACGTCCTGATTCGCCGGCGCATCGGCCACATCGACGTGGCGAAACAGGTTCGCTTCACCCTGCAACTCGCCGTCTGCGTGGGGCTCATGGGGCTGGTTCTCTACCTGCTGGAACAGCAGATGGCGCCTGTGCTCGAGGGCTGGGACGGTGGACTGAAGATCAAGGCGGCAGCGCACATGGGCAGCAGTTTTG
- a CDS encoding glycosyltransferase — protein MRRRRRRTGNLGVVLGEFPSISETFILREMLELERRGFRLTLLALEQPSEEPHADTAAFEDRTFHRPRPLSFRSLISQAIAFMRFPGGYISALSFVTKHGLRHRGALRELVSSLLAAGYFATRVPRSERPVHVHAQFASAPATTGLLLAEIIGVTFSMSAHARDIFTNESILLGVKLSEAEFTAVCTQHGFERLQRQNPLTVGDRLHLIHHGVDITRFIPRPEPREKPPLVISVGRLVPKKGMDILLRAAAIARSNGAEFRLEIVGDGPEREDLERLTAGLGLRDVVKFHGTLTQEQLAPVFARAHAFALACIVTEDGDRDGIPNALIEALALGVPAVATSVGGIPELIEHEQTGLLARPGHVGELAACLERIIYDDELRATVSNHGRGKVEREFDIARNIEDLAALLRRYVAPREAPDAAREQGRSIEP, from the coding sequence TTGCGGCGAAGACGACGTAGAACGGGCAATCTCGGGGTAGTACTCGGAGAGTTCCCGTCTATCTCCGAGACGTTCATCCTGCGCGAGATGCTGGAACTCGAACGCCGGGGCTTCCGTCTCACCCTGCTCGCTCTTGAACAGCCCTCAGAGGAGCCCCATGCAGACACCGCTGCCTTCGAGGACCGGACATTCCACAGGCCCCGACCGCTGTCTTTCCGCAGCCTGATCTCCCAGGCCATAGCCTTCATGCGGTTTCCCGGCGGCTACATCAGCGCCCTTTCTTTCGTCACGAAGCATGGCCTGCGCCATCGGGGGGCTCTTCGTGAATTGGTGTCCTCCCTGCTGGCGGCCGGCTACTTTGCCACTCGCGTTCCCCGCTCCGAACGCCCGGTTCACGTACATGCGCAGTTCGCGAGTGCTCCGGCGACCACCGGACTGCTCCTGGCTGAGATTATCGGCGTTACCTTTAGCATGTCCGCCCACGCCCGGGATATATTCACAAACGAGTCAATCCTGCTGGGCGTGAAGCTTTCGGAGGCCGAGTTCACTGCAGTCTGCACCCAGCACGGTTTTGAACGCTTACAGCGCCAGAACCCGCTCACGGTCGGCGACAGGCTCCATCTGATCCACCACGGCGTCGATATCACCCGGTTCATTCCCCGACCCGAACCCCGCGAAAAACCGCCATTGGTGATCTCCGTGGGCCGCCTTGTGCCGAAGAAGGGCATGGATATCCTCCTGCGCGCCGCCGCAATCGCCCGCTCCAACGGCGCCGAATTCCGGCTGGAGATCGTTGGCGACGGTCCCGAGCGTGAAGACCTGGAGCGGCTCACGGCCGGCCTGGGCCTGCGCGATGTCGTCAAGTTCCACGGAACCTTGACCCAGGAGCAACTCGCGCCCGTCTTCGCCCGAGCCCACGCCTTCGCTCTTGCATGTATCGTCACGGAAGACGGCGACCGGGACGGCATACCCAACGCGCTCATCGAGGCCCTGGCCCTGGGCGTCCCAGCGGTGGCCACCAGTGTCGGCGGCATTCCTGAACTCATTGAGCATGAGCAGACCGGTCTTCTCGCCAGGCCCGGACATGTGGGCGAACTTGCGGCGTGCCTCGAACGGATCATCTACGACGACGAACTTCGCGCCACGGTCAGCAACCACGGCCGCGGCAAGGTTGAGCGCGAGTTCGATATTGCACGGAACATCGAAGACCTGGCGGCGTTATTGCGCAGGTACGTCGCCCCGCGCGAGGCACCCGACGCAGCACGGGAACAAGGCCGCAGCATAGAGCCCTGA
- a CDS encoding glycosyltransferase family 4 protein has protein sequence MRVAVDAMLLGGAHSGVEVSIEGLCEGLAAVCEDHRFLITHRPGYTPADIEDGPFDFRLAPGWTAGKAGRIIWERICLPKVAREWGAEVLHGPGYLLPSGWRGPSVVTIYDILAITHPEWCSRANALHYRFALPRTVRQAHAILAPSEAVRAELVGHLGADPRRVHVVHLGISAIMQPPDRQAMDRVMDRYHVERPYLLWVGNIEPKKNVAGIVQAFERIARAIPHRLILVGRAAWKSEPDLRAIETSPARARIIRLGYVPAEDLPALYAGADLLVHWSLYEGAGLTPIEAMACGTPAIVSDSGALPELAGQVAPVVPLGDPDQLAHAMTSLLADRDRLAQLREAGIEWARQFTWAQHARQALGIYREAIELAAKTT, from the coding sequence ATGAGAGTGGCTGTCGACGCCATGCTCCTGGGGGGCGCTCACTCGGGCGTTGAGGTGTCCATCGAGGGTCTCTGCGAGGGCCTGGCGGCGGTCTGCGAAGACCACCGATTTCTCATCACTCATCGGCCCGGATACACACCGGCCGACATAGAAGACGGGCCCTTCGACTTTCGGCTTGCACCCGGCTGGACGGCGGGGAAGGCGGGCCGCATAATCTGGGAGCGCATCTGCCTGCCCAAGGTGGCCCGGGAGTGGGGAGCCGAAGTGCTCCATGGGCCGGGCTACCTCCTGCCTTCCGGCTGGAGGGGCCCGTCAGTCGTCACTATTTACGACATCCTGGCCATCACCCACCCGGAGTGGTGCAGCCGAGCCAATGCCCTGCATTACCGCTTCGCCCTGCCCCGGACTGTTCGTCAGGCCCACGCGATCCTGGCGCCTTCGGAAGCCGTGCGCGCAGAACTCGTCGGGCACCTGGGTGCTGATCCACGAAGGGTTCACGTCGTCCATCTCGGCATCTCCGCAATCATGCAGCCGCCTGACAGGCAGGCTATGGACCGGGTCATGGACAGGTATCATGTCGAACGACCATATCTCCTGTGGGTCGGCAACATCGAACCCAAGAAGAACGTGGCCGGGATCGTACAAGCCTTCGAGCGGATCGCAAGGGCTATTCCACACCGGCTCATCCTCGTTGGTCGCGCGGCCTGGAAATCCGAGCCTGACCTGCGCGCCATCGAGACCAGTCCGGCAAGAGCGCGCATCATCCGGCTGGGCTACGTGCCCGCCGAAGACCTGCCGGCACTGTACGCGGGGGCCGATCTGCTGGTACACTGGTCCCTGTATGAGGGCGCGGGCCTGACACCCATCGAGGCCATGGCGTGCGGTACGCCAGCAATCGTGTCCGATTCAGGCGCACTGCCTGAGCTTGCCGGACAGGTGGCGCCGGTAGTTCCGCTGGGCGACCCTGACCAACTGGCCCATGCGATGACGTCATTGCTGGCAGACCGAGACCGCCTCGCACAGCTTCGCGAAGCTGGCATAGAATGGGCCCGGCAATTCACCTGGGCCCAGCACGCCCGGCAGGCGCTGGGGATCTACCGGGAGGCAATCGAGCTTGCGGCGAAGACGACGTAG
- a CDS encoding glycosyltransferase family 4 protein, whose protein sequence is MTKTPLRVLFVHHAELIGGAAASLRCLLDYLPADRVTAALLSPTVGLAAPLSAPALESHFPAPWWDVRLSLNPVALLGQAASLGDLTRRIRHAVAEFRPDFIHANTWPAAMAATRARLPVPVIWHVRDVRIRPMVTWALKGRCDREIAISQFVADFLHQRGFPPDHVDIVYNGVDVKRFVAKRLPGEVRAELGIASDAPLICSIARPAPWKEHGLLLESAALLLRRFPDTRFLFVGAWGPRESRAADRLRTRARDLGLERNVTFWGHREDVPDLLAACDVFWHAAAGEPLGRVVLEAMWMARPVVAANVGGPAELVQHERTGLLVPPHDAGALAEAVGRMLSEPGLARSYGLAGKERVLEHFTAEKTAREILGIYDRALKGAFP, encoded by the coding sequence TGCGCTGCCTTCTCGATTACCTGCCTGCGGACCGTGTCACAGCAGCGCTGTTGAGCCCCACCGTGGGCCTCGCGGCACCCCTGAGCGCTCCGGCGCTGGAATCACACTTCCCCGCGCCATGGTGGGATGTCCGGTTGTCGCTGAACCCTGTCGCGCTCCTGGGCCAAGCGGCTTCGCTCGGCGACCTGACTCGCCGCATCCGGCATGCTGTCGCCGAGTTCCGGCCGGATTTCATCCATGCCAACACGTGGCCCGCGGCCATGGCCGCAACTCGGGCCCGGCTGCCTGTCCCTGTCATCTGGCATGTGCGCGATGTGCGGATCCGCCCGATGGTTACATGGGCGTTGAAGGGTCGCTGCGATAGGGAAATCGCTATTTCACAGTTCGTCGCCGATTTCTTGCACCAACGGGGCTTTCCCCCCGACCACGTTGATATTGTCTACAACGGTGTGGATGTGAAGCGTTTCGTCGCGAAGCGCCTCCCTGGCGAGGTCCGCGCCGAACTGGGCATTGCATCGGATGCGCCGCTAATCTGCAGCATTGCGCGGCCGGCCCCCTGGAAGGAACACGGGCTTCTCCTGGAGTCGGCGGCGCTGCTGCTGCGCCGTTTTCCCGACACGCGTTTTCTGTTTGTCGGAGCGTGGGGGCCGCGGGAAAGCCGGGCTGCTGATCGCCTTCGCACCCGGGCGCGGGACCTCGGTCTGGAACGCAATGTCACATTTTGGGGACACCGCGAAGACGTGCCGGACTTGCTGGCGGCCTGTGATGTCTTCTGGCACGCGGCGGCGGGCGAGCCACTGGGGCGCGTGGTGCTCGAAGCGATGTGGATGGCTCGGCCGGTGGTGGCTGCGAATGTCGGGGGGCCCGCTGAGCTGGTACAGCACGAGCGCACGGGGCTTCTGGTACCACCTCACGATGCCGGAGCGCTTGCCGAAGCCGTGGGCAGGATGCTTTCAGAACCGGGGCTCGCCCGATCATACGGGCTCGCGGGGAAGGAACGGGTATTGGAGCACTTCACGGCCGAGAAAACGGCACGGGAGATACTGGGGATCTACGACCGGGCCCTGAAGGGGGCCTTCCCATGA